From the genome of Virgibacillus siamensis, one region includes:
- a CDS encoding ABC transporter permease: MKQIIMYVLKKSVKLVTLLITISILSFMLVSYSPIDPIRAYIGADITKVSPEQRENIAEYWGLDESKPKQFINWASAVLHGNLGTSVIYRDSVAEIIAERFLASLALMGAAWFLSGVIGFLLGIIAGMREGTIIDRIIKGYCFTLASTPAFWLGLLFLMLFSVWLGWFPVGLASPAGIVTEDVTLIERARHIVLPALTLSIVGVANVALHTRQKLVDVLNSEFARFAKAKGERGFSLLWRHGLRNISLPAISLHFASFGELFGGAVLAEQVFSYPGLGQAAVQAGLGGDVPLLLGITLFSALFIFVGNLIADLLYQVIDPRIRREGFQ; encoded by the coding sequence ATGAAACAAATCATAATGTACGTCCTGAAAAAATCTGTGAAACTAGTAACATTACTTATTACAATCAGTATATTATCTTTTATGCTTGTAAGTTATTCACCAATCGATCCAATCCGAGCTTATATCGGGGCGGATATAACGAAGGTGAGTCCGGAGCAAAGAGAAAATATTGCTGAATACTGGGGTCTGGATGAATCCAAGCCGAAGCAGTTTATAAACTGGGCGAGTGCTGTTCTGCACGGCAATCTTGGAACGTCTGTCATATATCGTGATTCTGTAGCAGAAATCATTGCGGAACGCTTCCTTGCATCCTTGGCATTGATGGGAGCTGCCTGGTTTTTGTCAGGTGTCATCGGGTTTTTACTGGGTATAATTGCAGGTATGCGTGAGGGGACAATAATAGATCGAATCATCAAGGGATACTGTTTCACACTTGCTTCGACACCGGCATTTTGGTTAGGTTTGTTGTTTTTAATGCTTTTCTCGGTATGGCTTGGCTGGTTTCCAGTTGGGCTGGCATCTCCAGCCGGTATCGTAACGGAAGATGTAACATTAATAGAGCGTGCCAGACATATAGTTTTGCCTGCCTTGACTTTGAGTATTGTTGGTGTTGCAAATGTAGCACTGCACACAAGACAAAAATTGGTTGATGTGCTTAATAGTGAGTTTGCCCGATTTGCCAAAGCAAAAGGAGAACGAGGGTTTTCACTGCTTTGGCGTCATGGGCTGCGAAATATTTCACTGCCGGCAATCTCGCTTCACTTCGCCTCTTTCGGAGAACTGTTTGGAGGTGCAGTGCTGGCAGAGCAGGTATTTTCCTATCCTGGTCTAGGTCAAGCTGCGGTACAAGCTGGTTTGGGCGGTGACGTGCCGCTCCTGTTAGGTATTACTCTATTTAGTGCGCTGTTTATTTTCGTTGGTAATCTGATTGCTGATTTATTGTATCAGGTGATCGATCCGCGGATTAGAAGGGAAGGATTCCAATGA
- a CDS encoding ABC transporter permease produces the protein MIDRATIKTESIKRISRLNPQKKAAATIVIAILLLAVMVAFGMFVGPENQGVNFQIKNNEPSFSHPFGTDWLGRDMLIRTVKGLTLSLGVGILAASISAVIALVLSLLAASNKMMDSMVTWLIDLFLGVPHIVILILISFSVGGGFKGVVIGIALTHWPSLTRLLRAEVLQIKNTEYVAVSKSFGKSRFWIAVHHVLPHLIPQLVVGFILLFPHAILHEAAITFLGFGLSSEQPAIGIILSESMRYLSTGMWWLAFFPGLSLLVMVGIFDMLGRNVRKLLDPFNGQQI, from the coding sequence ATGATCGATCGAGCAACCATAAAAACAGAATCAATCAAGCGCATCAGCAGACTCAATCCCCAAAAAAAAGCTGCAGCAACTATTGTAATTGCAATACTCTTGTTAGCGGTGATGGTTGCATTTGGAATGTTTGTTGGGCCGGAAAATCAGGGAGTGAATTTTCAAATTAAAAATAATGAACCGTCGTTTTCCCATCCTTTTGGAACGGATTGGCTGGGCAGGGACATGCTTATACGGACGGTAAAAGGACTTACACTTAGTCTTGGTGTTGGGATATTGGCTGCATCCATAAGCGCGGTTATTGCATTGGTCTTAAGTCTGCTTGCTGCCTCGAATAAAATGATGGATTCGATGGTGACGTGGCTCATCGATCTATTTCTTGGAGTACCGCATATTGTGATCCTAATATTAATTTCGTTTTCCGTTGGCGGGGGGTTTAAAGGGGTTGTTATTGGTATTGCATTAACCCATTGGCCAAGCTTGACCCGCTTACTTCGCGCAGAGGTTCTCCAAATAAAAAACACGGAGTATGTGGCTGTTTCCAAAAGTTTTGGGAAATCGCGTTTTTGGATTGCTGTACATCATGTGCTGCCACATTTAATTCCTCAACTTGTAGTAGGCTTTATTCTGCTGTTCCCACATGCCATTTTACATGAAGCGGCGATTACCTTTCTGGGATTTGGATTGTCATCCGAACAACCGGCAATTGGTATCATTTTATCTGAATCAATGCGGTATTTATCCACTGGTATGTGGTGGTTGGCATTCTTTCCGGGCTTATCGTTATTGGTAATGGTTGGAATTTTCGATATGCTGGGGCGAAATGTGCGGAAATTGCTGGATCCCTTCAATGGCCAACAAATCTAA
- a CDS encoding ABC transporter ATP-binding protein: MTTAQNKYKQAYTHKVHPLFEVKNLSLSFRQYQKGLKESDIDVITNFDLSINEGEIVAIVGASGSGKSLLADAVLGILPENAKVNGTINFNGEKLSEEQQIRLRGHAISLIPQSINALDPLMKTGKQVQSVIKSKDKKAIQEQAFQQVGLSPETGERFPFELSGGMARRVLVSMAMVSDAKLVIADEPTPGLDEYARGETIRLIKQLADQGKGIMFITHDIDAALQIADKIAVFYAGQTVEIANAKDFSGQGENLRHPYTKALWNALPQNDFIPLKGNQPLPDERIPGCVFEPRCPIATNRCKQKRPELLNVKDGMVRCFYA, encoded by the coding sequence ATGACGACTGCACAAAATAAATACAAGCAAGCTTATACGCATAAGGTGCATCCGCTCTTTGAGGTGAAAAACCTTTCCCTCTCATTCCGGCAATATCAGAAAGGGTTGAAGGAATCAGACATTGACGTAATCACCAACTTTGATTTATCAATTAATGAGGGGGAAATTGTTGCGATTGTTGGTGCCAGCGGTTCCGGAAAAAGTTTATTGGCAGATGCAGTTTTAGGTATACTTCCGGAAAATGCAAAAGTGAATGGTACGATAAATTTTAATGGAGAAAAACTTTCGGAGGAACAACAAATTCGTTTGCGCGGCCATGCTATTTCACTGATTCCCCAATCCATAAATGCGCTTGACCCGTTAATGAAAACAGGTAAACAGGTGCAATCTGTCATCAAAAGCAAGGATAAAAAGGCAATTCAAGAACAGGCTTTTCAGCAAGTTGGTTTATCTCCGGAAACCGGGGAACGTTTTCCGTTTGAATTATCCGGCGGCATGGCAAGAAGAGTATTGGTATCGATGGCGATGGTGAGTGATGCAAAGCTGGTTATAGCTGATGAACCTACACCCGGATTGGATGAATATGCACGTGGGGAAACAATCCGGCTCATCAAGCAGCTGGCTGATCAGGGGAAGGGTATTATGTTTATTACGCATGATATTGATGCCGCTTTGCAAATTGCGGATAAAATTGCTGTTTTCTATGCAGGACAAACAGTTGAGATAGCAAATGCCAAAGATTTCAGTGGACAAGGAGAAAACTTAAGACATCCATATACGAAGGCATTATGGAATGCGTTACCGCAAAATGATTTTATCCCCCTTAAGGGAAACCAGCCATTGCCGGATGAAAGGATACCGGGATGTGTTTTTGAACCAAGATGTCCCATTGCAACAAACCGCTGCAAACAAAAAAGACCCGAGCTTTTAAATGTAAAAGATGGGATGGTAAGGTGTTTTTATGCTTGA
- a CDS encoding ABC transporter ATP-binding protein, with the protein MLEVKGISYRYDNDSALFNQIHININPGEIVGLYGKSGSGKTTMAKIIAGYFKPDKGYIKADDKHYPIKGPQPVQLVWQHPERAVNPRWRIKKILFEAGQPSPELLNDLGISQAWLNRFPSELSGDELQRICLARALCSKTKYLIADEMTTMLDATTQAHIWNVIHRLAKQHNLGILAISHELHLLRRVSSRVINFDELVRKP; encoded by the coding sequence ATGCTTGAAGTAAAAGGAATCAGCTACCGCTATGATAACGATTCTGCCTTATTCAATCAAATTCATATCAACATTAACCCTGGCGAAATAGTTGGCTTATATGGAAAAAGCGGTTCAGGGAAAACGACGATGGCGAAAATAATTGCCGGTTATTTTAAACCTGATAAAGGTTATATAAAGGCAGATGATAAGCATTATCCGATTAAAGGACCTCAGCCTGTGCAATTAGTGTGGCAGCATCCGGAAAGAGCAGTCAATCCGAGATGGCGAATTAAAAAGATACTTTTCGAAGCGGGTCAGCCAAGTCCCGAATTATTAAACGATTTGGGGATTAGTCAAGCCTGGTTAAACCGCTTTCCGAGTGAACTTTCGGGCGATGAATTGCAACGCATCTGCCTTGCGCGTGCACTGTGCTCAAAAACAAAATACTTGATAGCTGATGAAATGACCACGATGCTGGATGCAACGACACAAGCACATATATGGAATGTCATACACCGATTGGCAAAGCAGCATAACCTTGGTATACTTGCAATCAGTCATGAACTGCACCTATTGAGACGGGTAAGCAGCCGTGTTATCAATTTTGATGAACTTGTAAGAAAGCCGTGA
- a CDS encoding HicA family toxin-antitoxin system: MDNFEVKKVYEKRTYERHRFSFSLNGKEFKGNFHENGIQWLHPHPKQDVDADHLEWIEGEIYRLVGEDDTLDEVDDIEVKPFLADQSHEAHQFKLKIDDEEFKGIIRNGNLEWFHPKPRRKVKDEKVEKAEKRIHEKVKEQKEG, encoded by the coding sequence ATGGATAATTTTGAGGTCAAAAAAGTATATGAGAAACGGACATATGAACGTCATCGTTTTAGTTTTTCATTGAACGGCAAAGAGTTTAAAGGCAACTTTCATGAAAATGGAATCCAATGGCTGCATCCCCACCCCAAACAAGATGTTGATGCGGATCATTTGGAATGGATCGAGGGTGAAATTTACCGATTAGTTGGTGAAGATGACACTCTGGATGAAGTTGATGATATTGAGGTAAAACCATTTCTGGCAGATCAATCACATGAAGCACATCAATTCAAATTAAAAATCGATGATGAAGAATTTAAAGGTATTATCCGTAATGGGAACTTGGAATGGTTCCACCCGAAACCAAGACGTAAGGTGAAGGATGAAAAAGTGGAAAAGGCGGAGAAGAGAATACATGAAAAGGTCAAAGAACAGAAAGAGGGATAA
- a CDS encoding DMT family transporter yields MLKAYSWLTFCVIVWGSNFVFGKILVQDFSPTLLTSLRLFFIVLLLAGISCFKKHVKRLNKADWLAVIILGIIGVFINQWSFFVGLETADPTTSALVLATAPILTGFLAAIFLKEKLTIRMLAGSVFAIIGIYLVVTKGSLSSLYIDKGLLWIVLTMVTFAIMIIMTRSLSKRMDPLTITLYSNIVGFIVSVPFVFILDNPLRIGNTVFDWGLLIGTAVTVHGIATLVWNSNIRYVDASKASVLSNLEPFVAMIAGFILLAKPITGIEITGSLFIVGGVIFSTYQRKQFKAKQKLTGHKK; encoded by the coding sequence ATGTTAAAAGCGTATTCTTGGCTGACGTTTTGTGTCATCGTTTGGGGAAGCAATTTTGTGTTTGGAAAAATCCTGGTTCAGGACTTCTCGCCGACTCTGCTGACATCATTAAGGCTTTTCTTTATCGTGTTATTATTGGCGGGTATATCCTGCTTTAAAAAACATGTAAAACGATTGAATAAAGCAGATTGGCTTGCAGTTATCATTTTGGGGATTATTGGTGTATTCATTAATCAATGGTCTTTTTTTGTTGGACTGGAAACAGCCGATCCAACAACATCTGCTCTCGTACTGGCAACCGCTCCGATTCTGACCGGTTTTTTAGCTGCCATATTCCTGAAAGAAAAATTAACAATACGTATGCTGGCAGGATCCGTTTTTGCAATCATCGGAATCTACCTTGTTGTCACGAAGGGAAGCTTATCCTCTCTATATATTGATAAAGGGTTGTTATGGATTGTTCTGACAATGGTGACATTCGCCATTATGATTATTATGACAAGATCGCTTTCCAAACGAATGGACCCGCTGACGATAACCCTTTATTCAAATATCGTTGGATTTATTGTGTCTGTTCCGTTTGTCTTTATACTGGACAACCCACTGCGGATCGGCAATACCGTTTTTGATTGGGGGCTGCTCATCGGAACTGCTGTTACCGTCCACGGTATAGCTACGCTTGTTTGGAATAGCAACATTCGCTATGTTGATGCTTCAAAAGCGTCTGTATTGTCCAATTTGGAACCTTTTGTGGCAATGATTGCGGGATTCATATTGCTTGCCAAGCCAATTACCGGGATAGAGATAACAGGGTCACTGTTTATTGTGGGCGGAGTTATCTTTTCCACTTATCAGCGAAAGCAATTTAAGGCAAAACAAAAATTGACGGGCCATAAAAAATAG
- a CDS encoding amidohydrolase family protein: MDPWYSLGDGNLMHVTEIGLHACHMTDYDHIVKALDMITVNGAKTLGITADYGVKEGNTANLIVIDSDSEYEAIRTQAPVLYSIRNGEIIVQTKPSETTMNISL; this comes from the coding sequence ATGGATCCATGGTATTCACTAGGTGACGGCAATTTAATGCACGTGACCGAAATAGGATTGCATGCCTGTCACATGACAGATTATGATCACATCGTTAAGGCACTTGACATGATTACTGTAAATGGAGCAAAAACACTGGGCATTACTGCGGATTATGGTGTAAAAGAAGGTAATACAGCAAATTTGATTGTCATTGATTCTGATTCAGAGTATGAGGCAATTCGTACGCAGGCACCTGTACTTTATTCAATCCGGAATGGGGAAATCATCGTACAAACAAAACCTTCCGAG